CATTAGTTATTAGTTATTAGTTATTAGTTATTTGTTGTTTGTTGTTTGCGATAGCTATTGACCATAGACCAATGACTAATGACCATTGACAAATAAAGGAGATGCTTGATGGATCCTATCGCCTCTACGAGGCTCCAGGATGACAGAGCAAAAAGATTATGCGTATAAACAAGTACATTTCTCTCAGTGGTTTTGCTAGCCGCCGTGCCGCAGACGAACTCGTCGCCGACGGTCGCGTACAGGTGAACGGAGAAACGATCTCTGACCTCAGCCATCAAGTGGATGAAACCAAGGACCAGGTGACGGTTGACGGAAAGTTGCTGAAGCTCCCGACAAACAGGAAAACAAAAGTCATCATGCTCCACAAGCCGGCTGGTTGCGTTTGCACCAAGGACGACCCGCAGGGCCGCCGCACGGTTTACGATTACTTGCCGCCGGGATACCATAATTTCAAGTACGTTGGACGACTTGACTTGCAGAGCCGCGGTCTCTTGCTGTTTACCGACGACGGCGAATTGCTTTACCGCCTCACGCACCCGAGTTTTGAAGTGCCGCGCAGCTACTACGTGTGGACAACGCGTCCGCTCAGCGAATCTGCCGCCCAGCGCTTGGTCGATGGCGTGGACATCCGCGACCCGGAAGATCCGGACGCCCGAGAAGAAATCGCATTTGCAACAGACGTCTATCTCGAAAACGGATTTGCAGAACTTGTGCTTATCGAAGGCAAGAACCGTGAAATCCGCCGCATGATGCGAGCTGTCGGTTACGAAATCCGCGACCTCAAGCGCGTAAGCTACTGCCAGATTCAGCTCGGCGACTTGCCCGCAGGCGAATTCCGCGAACTCACGCCCAACGAGCTCAACAAGTTAAGACAAGCTGTACACTTATAACGGCATCGCCGCACTTCCTACAGTCTACTAATAATGAAACGTACTTTATATATCGGTGATGTTCATGGTTGCGCAGACGAACTCTCTGCGATTATCGACCAATTCGGCTTTGTGCGCGGTAGCGATACCATTTACCAGACCGGCGATATCATCAACAAAGGTCCCGATATGATGCGCGCCATGCGCATTGTCGAGGAACTTGGCATTCTGACCGTCCGCGGGAATCACGAAGAACATCTCATCCGCATGATGGAAACGCCCAAGAGCAACTGGACCGAAAAGCAGAAGAAGCGTTTCAAGGCGCTCTCGCTTGACGAATGGGTTTACATCCGCAATACCGTGAAGAACTGGCCGCTCTGGCGCGACACACCGCACGCCCTCCTCGTGCACGCAGGCCTAGAACCGGGCAAGACGCGTCTCGAAGACATGAGCCCCGAAGTGCTCCTTTCCATCCGCTACTGGAATGACAAGCCCTGGTTTGAACAGGTCAAGTGGAACAAGCTCGTCATCTTTGGACATTGGGCCAAGATGGGCTTCGTGAACATTCCCGGATTTATCGGTCTCGATTCCGGATGCGTCTACGGCAAGGCTCTCACCGCCTGGTGTCCCGAAGAAGACAAGTTCTACAGCGTCCCCGCACTCCGCGAATACACGCCCGTCAAGGACAAGGCAAAAGAATCCGAAGCCGCCCCCTGCAAAGTGCTCGGCGACAACTCCCCCGATTCCGTGCCACCCAAGACGTTCGACGAAATCAAGGAACGGATTGCAAGTGGCGACATCGCCTGCAAGGAAGAGACACCCGAAGAATCGAACATCCGCAAGGCAAGCCCCTCCATCAGCGCTGAATGGGCCGGGTATTAATTTACTATCTTTTAACTAGGCAATAATCTAGGTAACACAATGACAGCAGAAGAACTTTACAATCGTCTCAAGTCCGTCAAGCCGGGCGCAGCCCTTTGCACTTACACCATGGAAAAGGTGGAAAAGATGCTCCCGCTCATCAACGAAATCAACGAGCTCAAAAAGCAGCAGGATACCGTTATCCTCGCCCACAGCTACTGCGCTCCTGAAATTCTTTTGGGCGTTGCCGACTTCACTGGCGATAGCTTTAAGCTCAGCAAGGACGCCACCACCGTCCAGCAAAAGACCATTCTCTTCTCTGCCGTGCGTTTCATGGGCGAAACTGCCAAGATTTTGAACCCGCAGAAGGATGTGATTATCCCAGGCCCGCTCACGGGTTGCAGCCTCGCCGATTCCATTACCGGCAAGGACGTCGAAGAACTCCGCAAGCAGAATCCGGACTACACGTTTGTCTGCTACATCAACACGACTGCCGACGTGAAGGCAGCCTGCGACGTCTGCGTGACTAGCGGTAACGTGATGCACATCGTCGAAACGATTCCGTCCGACAAGATTTTCTTTGTACCGGATGCCCTCATGGGTCAGAACATCATCGACGAAATGAAGCGTCGCGGTGTCAAGAAGGATATCAAGCTCTATAACGGCTGCTGCTACGTTCACGAAAACTACGACCCGGATTTGATCCAATTCTTCCGTAGCCAAAACCCGAATCTCAAGGTGATCAGCCACCCGGAATGCAACCCGTCCGTCGCCATGCTCAGTGACTACGTCGGAAGCACAGGTCAGATGGTGAGCTACATCAATCAACAGCCCAAAGACAGCTGCATCTTGCTCCTCACGGAATGCGGTCTCAATGCCCGTATGCACTACGAACACCCCGATATGAACTTTATCGGTAGTTGCTGCATGTGCAAGTACATGAAGTCGAACTCGCTCGAAAACATCTTGGAAGCTCTCCGCCACCCCGAAAAGGCAGAACACATCTCGCTCGACGAAGGCGTACGCGTCAAGGCAAAGAAGTGCATCGACGCCATGTTCAAATACGCTGAATAATTCGCGTAAGCCACAGCGGTTCACAACAAGCGACTTCAAAATTTCTATCTTTGCGACACTCGGATTGTGGGATGTCAAAAACTCTTGGAGGATAAAAGATGAAGAAATTTTTATTAGCTTTAACCTTGTTGTGTTCCGCTATTTTTGCACAACCCGAAGACAGTGATTTTACCTACTGGCCACGCACTTATTTCGCTAGCATCGGTTTTAATGTTATAGCCAATCGCGGTGACCTTTTTGACCGCGCCATGGTCTTGAAAGACGACGGTATCGATGAAACCGTCCATTTGCCCAATACCAAAGTTATCGTTTCTCCGGACTACAATATCGGTGTAAACATTCGCGAATTTACCCTTGCCGCCTCTTTCCAATACTGGACCATGCAAGGTTCCATCCCGACTTTGCCCGCCCCCCAAAACGAACAGGACATGCGCTTTTGGAGATTCGGACTTGAAGGGACATACAACTTTTTCTATCCTGACTTTTTCCAGGTAGGTGTCGGTCTCGGGTATTCTTTCTCAAAATTGACTATAAAAGATAACGTTTCCAATGCCAAAGGATTTTTCGATTCCGAGCTGAACGGTTCTGCAATTGCACTTGTGACTCAAATACGTTATTTCATCACAGATAACTTTGGGCTCACTTCTGCTTTACGCATTTACGAAAACTGGTATAAATCAGTCCATACAAAGAATAGTGGAACTGTCGATTTCCACGAACTCGATATCAGCTACTATTGGCAAACCTACATAGCCGTTTCCATCGGAGCCATGGTTCAGTTTTAATTAAAAACTAAAGAAGGCACAAAAAATGATAACATTCCTAATCGGTGTTGCAATCCTCATCCTTGGATATTTCACCTACGGCAAGTTCGTCGAACGCGTGTTCGGACCAGACGACCGCAAGACTCCGGCACTCGCAAACCCGGATGGCGTTGACCGAGTCCCGATGCCGCACTGGAAAAACGTTCTCATTCAGCTTTTGAACATTGCAGGCATTGGCCCTGTGATCGGCGTGATTCTTGGCATCAAGTTTGGCGCCATCGTGTTCATCTTGCTCCCGCTCGGAAACGTCCTCGGCGGCGCAGTGCACGACTACTTCAGCGGCATGATCAGCATGCGCAACAACGGTTACAACGTTCCGGCACTCTCCCGTAAGTTCTTGGGCAAGGGTCCGGCAAAGCTTGTGATGACACTTATCTCGGTCGCGCTCATTCTCGTTGGCGCCGTGTTCACCAACACTCCGGCAGCACTCGTGAATACGCCGATTCTCGCAGGCAGCCACGTTTCGCCGACTCTTTTCTGGATTGCCGTCGCCGTCATTTTTGCCTACTACTTCATCAGCACCTTCTTCCCGATTGACAAGATTATCGGCCGCATCTACCCGGTTTTTGGCGCCCTCTTGATTCTCGCCTCCCTCGCTATTTTCGTGGGCATCATCCCGAACTTGAACGTCCTCGATGAATTCTGCTTTGCAGACATCATGAGCAACTTCCACAAGCATCCGGCTGGCCAGCCGATCATCCCGATGCTCTTCGTGACGATTGCTTGCGGCATCATCAGCGGTTTCCACAGCACGCAAAGCCCGCTTGTCGCCCGTACGGAAGTGACCGAAAAGACCGGTCGCCAGACGTTCTACGGCATGATGATTATTGAAGGTTTGATTGGTATGATTTGGGCCGCAGGTGGCATGTTCATTTATCACCAGATGCCGGAACTTTTGACAGGCGCTTCGGGCGTGAAGGTTTTGAGCGTTCTCGTTTCGACCGTGATTCCTTGGGCTCCAATTTCGATTCTCGTGGTCGTGGGCGTAATTATCCTTGCTATTACAAGTGGCGACACAAGCCTCCGCAGCCTCCGCCTTACGATTGCTGAACTTACGGGCCTTGAACAGACCTCCGTGCGTAACCGTTTGATTCTCACGATTCCGATGTTCGCTCTCTGCGCTGTGATTATCTTCTGGAGCAACTTGAACCCCGAAGGTTTCAATATCTTGTGGAACTACTTCAGCTGGAGCAACCAGCTCATGGCCGTTTGCAGCCTCTGCGTGGCAACCGTTTATCTCCGCAGTAAAAAGAAGAACTTCTGGATTGCGCTTATCCCGTGCATGTTCATGACGTTCATTACAGCCGATTACATTCTCTGGGTGAGCCCGGAAAACCTCAAGGGCGCTCCGCTCGGATTTGGTCTCGACTACAAGACAGCACTCGTGATTGCACTCCACGATGCCGCTATCCTCGGATTTTTCCTCTGCGTCCGTGGCAAGGAGCTTACCAAGATGCCTGGTTTCGATGCCGATGTTTGGAGACCGGAACTGGACGAAGGTAAAATTCCGAAGGCTCAGTAGCAATTCGTGCAAGTTAAAGGTTCAATAAAAAGCATCACGTTCCATAGCCAGCAAAATGGCTTTACCGTGATGCGCCTGAACGATATCGAAAGCAAGAAAGTCGTTGTCGTCACGGGTACTTTCCCCGCTTTGCAGCCTGGCGAAACCATCTCTGTAGAAGGCGACTGGGGTTCGCATCCGAAATACGGTAAACAGTTCCAGGCGACTTCTTTTGAATACCTCGCCACCGAAGACAACGATATCCTTGAATACTTGGCAAGCGGTCAATTCCCGGGTGTGGGGCAAAAGATTGCCGAACGCATTGTGGAAGCTTTTGGCGATGCAACCGCCGACATTCTCGACAACGATCCGGACAAATTCCGCGAAGTAAAAATCAAAGGCTTCCCCGCCCGCAAGGTGGAAACTTTTTTGGCACGTTGGCAAGAAGCACGACACAGCCGCGAAACGATGCTGTTCTTGTACAAGCACGAAATTGTCGGCAGTGTAGCCAAGCGTCTTTGGAACAAGTTCGGGCAAGCGACAATTGAACGCATCACACAGAACCCGTACATGCTCTGCGAAGAAGTCTGGGGCATCGGATTCTTGAAAGCTGACGAAATCGCGCAGAAAGTCGGATTCCCGAAAGACAGCCCCGAACGTTTTCAGGCAGCATTGCTTTACACATTGCAAGAAGCGTCGGTTAGCGATGGACATGTGTTTTTGCCGAAGAACGTTCTTTTGGAACGCACATTCCGCAACTTGCGTTTAATGCAGGACGACGAAAGCGCCATCAACACGCTCCTCGATGAATTCGAAAAAGCAAGCGAAAGCGGGCGTATTACGCGTGAAGGCGACGACTGCTATTTTCCGCCACTCTACAATGCCGAGCAGCGCATCGCAGACAACATCAAGCTCCGTTTGCGATACAACGAGCTTTCAACAGAAGGCTTCGAAGACGCCCTGGCGCAGTGGGAACGCGAACACAAGTTCAGCTTTGACCCAATCCAAAAACGCGCTATCCAGATGGCGCTCTCGCGAAAGATTTCCATCATCACCGGTGGCCCCGGCACAGGTAAGACAACAATCCTCAAGGGGATTCTGTACCTCGCCCGCCAAATGGAAGAGTGCGTAAGCCTCACGGCCCCGACAGGGCGCGCAGCCAAGCGCATGGGCGAATGCTGCGGCGAGAAAGCCCGCACGATCCACCGTCTGCTTGAAGTGGACCCGATTTCGGGTAAATTTCACCGCGATGGAGACAACAAGCTCCAATGCAATTTGCTCATCGTCGATGAATTCAGTATGGTCGATACGTGGCTTGCCGCGTCGCTCCTCGAAGCGACGCCACTCAATGCGAGAATTGTTCTCGTGGGCGATGCCGACCAGCTCCCCAGCGTGGGAGCTGGCAATGTGCTGAACGACTTGTTGCGTTGCCCCAAGATTCCGAGCACCCGCCTTCAGCACATTTTCCGCCAAGCCGGCGGAAACGACATCGCCGACAAAGCATCGAAAATCAATCAGGGCATTAG
This is a stretch of genomic DNA from Fibrobacter sp. UWB13. It encodes these proteins:
- a CDS encoding metallophosphoesterase, whose translation is MKRTLYIGDVHGCADELSAIIDQFGFVRGSDTIYQTGDIINKGPDMMRAMRIVEELGILTVRGNHEEHLIRMMETPKSNWTEKQKKRFKALSLDEWVYIRNTVKNWPLWRDTPHALLVHAGLEPGKTRLEDMSPEVLLSIRYWNDKPWFEQVKWNKLVIFGHWAKMGFVNIPGFIGLDSGCVYGKALTAWCPEEDKFYSVPALREYTPVKDKAKESEAAPCKVLGDNSPDSVPPKTFDEIKERIASGDIACKEETPEESNIRKASPSISAEWAGY
- a CDS encoding ATP-dependent RecD-like DNA helicase translates to MQVKGSIKSITFHSQQNGFTVMRLNDIESKKVVVVTGTFPALQPGETISVEGDWGSHPKYGKQFQATSFEYLATEDNDILEYLASGQFPGVGQKIAERIVEAFGDATADILDNDPDKFREVKIKGFPARKVETFLARWQEARHSRETMLFLYKHEIVGSVAKRLWNKFGQATIERITQNPYMLCEEVWGIGFLKADEIAQKVGFPKDSPERFQAALLYTLQEASVSDGHVFLPKNVLLERTFRNLRLMQDDESAINTLLDEFEKASESGRITREGDDCYFPPLYNAEQRIADNIKLRLRYNELSTEGFEDALAQWEREHKFSFDPIQKRAIQMALSRKISIITGGPGTGKTTILKGILYLARQMEECVSLTAPTGRAAKRMGECCGEKARTIHRLLEVDPISGKFHRDGDNKLQCNLLIVDEFSMVDTWLAASLLEATPLNARIVLVGDADQLPSVGAGNVLNDLLRCPKIPSTRLQHIFRQAGGNDIADKASKINQGISPSPIEGTNFHFLPYESADEAKDIIARLVTRGIKEKIDIDTQEMQLLTPMRKGPLGIYELNNFLQDLLNPGKERIKIASGNWSTGDRVMQIRNNYDKNVFNGDVGIIYKIGKDTKKITVFYDDKTVDYEPDEADELILAYACTIHKSQGSEYPAVIVVLDSSHSIMLQRNLIYTAITRAKGHVWILSAPGAFYQAVRNNRSTRRYTRLTEKLG
- the nadA gene encoding quinolinate synthase NadA; translated protein: MTAEELYNRLKSVKPGAALCTYTMEKVEKMLPLINEINELKKQQDTVILAHSYCAPEILLGVADFTGDSFKLSKDATTVQQKTILFSAVRFMGETAKILNPQKDVIIPGPLTGCSLADSITGKDVEELRKQNPDYTFVCYINTTADVKAACDVCVTSGNVMHIVETIPSDKIFFVPDALMGQNIIDEMKRRGVKKDIKLYNGCCYVHENYDPDLIQFFRSQNPNLKVISHPECNPSVAMLSDYVGSTGQMVSYINQQPKDSCILLLTECGLNARMHYEHPDMNFIGSCCMCKYMKSNSLENILEALRHPEKAEHISLDEGVRVKAKKCIDAMFKYAE
- a CDS encoding pseudouridine synthase; the protein is MRINKYISLSGFASRRAADELVADGRVQVNGETISDLSHQVDETKDQVTVDGKLLKLPTNRKTKVIMLHKPAGCVCTKDDPQGRRTVYDYLPPGYHNFKYVGRLDLQSRGLLLFTDDGELLYRLTHPSFEVPRSYYVWTTRPLSESAAQRLVDGVDIRDPEDPDAREEIAFATDVYLENGFAELVLIEGKNREIRRMMRAVGYEIRDLKRVSYCQIQLGDLPAGEFRELTPNELNKLRQAVHL
- a CDS encoding carbon starvation protein A: MITFLIGVAILILGYFTYGKFVERVFGPDDRKTPALANPDGVDRVPMPHWKNVLIQLLNIAGIGPVIGVILGIKFGAIVFILLPLGNVLGGAVHDYFSGMISMRNNGYNVPALSRKFLGKGPAKLVMTLISVALILVGAVFTNTPAALVNTPILAGSHVSPTLFWIAVAVIFAYYFISTFFPIDKIIGRIYPVFGALLILASLAIFVGIIPNLNVLDEFCFADIMSNFHKHPAGQPIIPMLFVTIACGIISGFHSTQSPLVARTEVTEKTGRQTFYGMMIIEGLIGMIWAAGGMFIYHQMPELLTGASGVKVLSVLVSTVIPWAPISILVVVGVIILAITSGDTSLRSLRLTIAELTGLEQTSVRNRLILTIPMFALCAVIIFWSNLNPEGFNILWNYFSWSNQLMAVCSLCVATVYLRSKKKNFWIALIPCMFMTFITADYILWVSPENLKGAPLGFGLDYKTALVIALHDAAILGFFLCVRGKELTKMPGFDADVWRPELDEGKIPKAQ
- a CDS encoding outer membrane beta-barrel protein, translating into MKKFLLALTLLCSAIFAQPEDSDFTYWPRTYFASIGFNVIANRGDLFDRAMVLKDDGIDETVHLPNTKVIVSPDYNIGVNIREFTLAASFQYWTMQGSIPTLPAPQNEQDMRFWRFGLEGTYNFFYPDFFQVGVGLGYSFSKLTIKDNVSNAKGFFDSELNGSAIALVTQIRYFITDNFGLTSALRIYENWYKSVHTKNSGTVDFHELDISYYWQTYIAVSIGAMVQF